GCGCTGCGGCTGGCGCAGAAAGTAATAGCGCAGGATTTCTTCCCGCGTCTGCTCCGGCAAAACAGAGATCGCGTCGGCAAGGGCGGCGTTGCAGAGCAGGACGGTCTGACCGCAGACGGTAAATGGGTATTCCTCGTCCGGCTCCGACGCGGCAAACTGGACAAACTTCTCGTTCATCAGATAGTCAAGGGAAACTTGCCGTTCCCATTGCCGTTTAAGCTTCAAAAT
This genomic window from Fibrobacter sp. contains:
- a CDS encoding sigma-70 family RNA polymerase sigma factor, which produces MTDQIAYQEYIQRRYNAFCKTVIRCAALDKILKLKRQWERQVSLDYLMNEKFVQFAASEPDEEYPFTVCGQTVLLCNAALADAISVLPEQTREEILRYYFLRQPQRVIGACIGRSRSTAGRHIQLALQRLREEMGVSRYE